One genomic window of Gracilinema caldarium DSM 7334 includes the following:
- a CDS encoding glycoside hydrolase family 52 protein: MGLRVSENDFYSLHGMWGAYASLILGRIGKGAGLVIGNVQPPQRGLFIGYRLGAETPWILPFCPETKIGLDASAYVDPDAPAKPMLSPADFSYFPQETIERSLSLSGEEWKAGLLSFKVTSFFGSVADPVSADPSLLRQQLRPALYITLTFDNSKKSEPLIGVFGMQGVRRPLSDSTNGTLLGFAHGTEWGFACLPDESIEEVMDWRAIDAAFNGNRPIRRLASEGVLRIKVNPGETKMVHIALGVYRDGIITSGLRTQTYYSSLFQDLEEVLDSALRDTAFMLATAAELDKGLEQSSLSDDKKFLLSHAVHSYCANTELLISEKGDPVFIVNEGEYQMMNTLDLTVDQAFFELVYSPWTVKNELDFFLTRSSYKDAYGIAFCHDQGVADSFTPVGTSVYELPHLSECFSYMSFEETLNWVLTACLYISKTGDIQWFSENRHHLEACLASMKTRDKNQDGIMDIDSDRCAGGSEITTYDSLDVSLGQARNNLYLAVKSWAAYVCIEALFRQYASDSVHIIESARISAQWAASTIQSRMLPEGYIPAVFESDNRSKIIPAIEGLVYPYICGWPELVSEQGPFGSFVKTLQKHLQTVLQAGSCLDSVSGGWKLSSTSHNTWLSKIFVNQFVAENILGFTDPELYRDAVHAKWLRNGSAQWAATDQVHSSDGHDMGSRLYPRLVTSILWYSYMGTSKNCSF, encoded by the coding sequence ATGGGCCTTCGTGTTTCAGAAAATGATTTTTATTCTTTACACGGTATGTGGGGTGCTTATGCATCGTTAATTCTGGGGAGAATTGGTAAAGGCGCCGGTTTGGTCATAGGAAATGTACAACCTCCTCAACGGGGTTTATTTATTGGTTATCGATTAGGAGCAGAAACACCTTGGATTTTACCCTTTTGTCCTGAAACAAAAATAGGTCTTGATGCAAGTGCCTATGTCGATCCTGATGCACCTGCGAAACCGATGCTTTCCCCTGCGGATTTTTCGTATTTTCCTCAAGAAACTATTGAACGTTCACTTTCGTTAAGTGGTGAAGAATGGAAGGCGGGTTTGCTTTCTTTCAAAGTAACCTCATTTTTTGGTTCTGTTGCGGATCCTGTATCTGCAGATCCATCTCTGCTCCGTCAGCAACTTCGTCCTGCCCTCTACATAACACTGACCTTTGATAATTCAAAAAAATCAGAGCCCTTAATCGGGGTTTTTGGAATGCAAGGTGTACGTCGCCCCCTTTCAGACAGCACCAATGGTACGTTGCTCGGTTTTGCTCATGGTACAGAATGGGGTTTTGCCTGTTTGCCTGATGAATCTATTGAAGAGGTTATGGATTGGAGGGCTATTGATGCAGCCTTTAATGGGAATCGTCCCATCCGCCGTCTTGCATCTGAAGGAGTTCTGAGAATTAAGGTAAATCCTGGTGAGACAAAAATGGTGCATATTGCTCTTGGTGTATATCGAGATGGCATTATTACATCAGGACTTCGTACACAGACCTACTATTCCAGCCTCTTTCAGGATCTGGAGGAAGTCCTCGATTCTGCCCTGAGGGATACAGCTTTCATGTTAGCCACGGCTGCTGAACTTGATAAGGGGCTTGAACAGTCCAGCCTTTCGGATGACAAAAAATTCCTTTTGTCCCATGCGGTTCATAGTTACTGTGCCAATACGGAACTGTTGATTTCTGAAAAGGGTGATCCGGTATTCATCGTCAATGAGGGAGAATATCAGATGATGAATACCCTTGACTTAACCGTGGATCAGGCTTTTTTTGAACTTGTGTATTCACCCTGGACCGTAAAGAATGAGCTGGATTTTTTCTTAACCCGTTCATCCTACAAAGATGCCTATGGAATTGCCTTCTGTCATGATCAGGGAGTAGCCGATAGTTTTACCCCTGTAGGGACATCTGTTTATGAACTCCCCCATCTTTCAGAATGCTTCAGTTATATGAGCTTTGAAGAGACCTTAAATTGGGTGTTAACTGCCTGTTTGTATATAAGTAAAACTGGGGATATACAGTGGTTCTCTGAAAACCGGCACCATCTGGAAGCCTGTCTTGCATCAATGAAGACACGGGATAAAAACCAGGATGGTATCATGGATATCGATTCAGATAGATGTGCTGGTGGGTCAGAAATTACAACCTATGATTCCCTCGATGTCAGTCTTGGTCAGGCGCGAAACAATCTTTATTTAGCGGTTAAATCCTGGGCTGCCTATGTTTGTATCGAAGCGCTGTTCAGGCAGTATGCATCGGATAGTGTGCATATCATAGAATCTGCTCGTATATCTGCCCAATGGGCCGCTAGTACCATTCAATCCCGCATGTTGCCAGAAGGATATATCCCCGCGGTGTTTGAATCGGACAATAGATCCAAGATAATTCCAGCTATCGAGGGACTTGTATATCCCTATATTTGTGGGTGGCCCGAGCTTGTATCTGAACAGGGCCCATTTGGTTCTTTTGTTAAGACCTTGCAAAAACATCTGCAGACCGTACTGCAGGCCGGTTCCTGTTTGGATTCTGTATCTGGTGGTTGGAAACTTTCATCGACAAGCCATAACACCTGGCTTTCAAAAATATTTGTAAACCAGTTTGTTGCAGAAAACATACTTGGCTTTACAGATCCCGAGTTGTATCGGGATGCAGTTCATGCAAAGTGGTTGCGCAATGGAAGCGCTCAATGG